The following coding sequences lie in one Flavobacterium cyclinae genomic window:
- the pnuC gene encoding nicotinamide riboside transporter PnuC, translating into MIEFLFDQYKEYPTYLIVLELIAVVFGIISVLFARKNNILVYPTGLVSTILYVYILFEFQLYGDLIINFYYTIMSFLGWYLWSKTKNGEDEFPISTINRKECIISALIFTITLTFVAFVYHFFDKFTHWTAYVDAFTTGLFFVGMWLMAKRKIENWILWIIADVISIPLYFYKGLTFSSFQFILFTIIAILGYKEWRKFLQKTI; encoded by the coding sequence ATGATAGAATTTTTATTTGACCAATACAAAGAATATCCTACCTATCTTATTGTTTTAGAATTAATTGCAGTAGTTTTCGGTATTATCAGTGTTTTATTTGCTCGGAAAAACAATATTTTGGTTTACCCAACTGGATTGGTTAGTACAATTCTTTACGTTTATATTTTGTTTGAATTTCAACTGTATGGCGATTTAATCATCAATTTCTACTATACGATTATGAGTTTTTTGGGTTGGTATTTATGGTCCAAAACAAAAAATGGTGAAGATGAATTTCCAATTTCTACGATTAATCGTAAAGAATGTATTATTTCTGCATTAATTTTTACAATTACCTTAACATTTGTTGCATTTGTTTATCATTTTTTTGATAAATTTACCCATTGGACAGCTTATGTAGATGCATTTACCACAGGTTTATTCTTTGTTGGGATGTGGCTCATGGCTAAAAGAAAAATAGAAAACTGGATTTTATGGATAATTGCCGATGTAATTTCCATTCCTTTATACTTTTATAAAGGTTTAACTTTTTCGAGTTTTCAATTTATACTATTTACAATTATTGCTATTTTAGGCTATAAAGAATGGAGAAAATTTTTACAAAAGACGATTTAA
- a CDS encoding geranylgeranylglyceryl/heptaprenylglyceryl phosphate synthase codes for MQNLLSNILQAKKDNQKLLAILIDPEKVTIEKVQVLSDKIKTSPATHIFVGGSTFSGMHLDELIALLKKQTQLPVLIFPGHPSQISNEADGILFLSLLSGRNPEYLIEHHINSVEALEKSNLEIIPTGYLLIDGGKETAVQRVSKTQPIEHHNIELAYKTAKAGEFLGKKLIYLEAGSGANHHVSLEMIRFVSQNIHIPLIVGGGIRSMKSIQQVYEAGADLIVIGTAFENDSNFFAL; via the coding sequence ATGCAAAATCTCTTATCAAATATACTTCAAGCTAAAAAAGACAATCAAAAACTATTGGCTATTCTTATCGATCCAGAAAAAGTTACGATAGAAAAAGTTCAAGTTTTGTCAGATAAAATAAAGACATCACCTGCAACTCATATTTTTGTTGGAGGAAGTACTTTTAGCGGAATGCATTTAGATGAATTAATTGCATTGTTAAAAAAACAAACACAATTACCAGTTTTAATTTTTCCAGGACATCCCTCTCAAATTTCCAATGAAGCCGACGGGATTTTATTCCTAAGCTTACTTTCAGGTAGAAATCCAGAATATTTAATTGAACATCATATTAATTCGGTAGAAGCGTTAGAAAAATCAAATTTGGAAATTATCCCAACAGGTTATTTGCTTATCGATGGAGGTAAAGAAACGGCTGTGCAACGCGTGAGTAAAACCCAACCCATTGAACATCACAATATCGAGTTAGCATACAAAACGGCTAAAGCAGGAGAATTTTTAGGGAAGAAATTAATTTATTTAGAAGCAGGTAGTGGTGCAAATCATCACGTTTCGTTAGAAATGATTCGTTTCGTTTCGCAAAATATTCATATTCCTTTGATTGTTGGTGGCGGTATTCGTTCAATGAAATCGATTCAACAAGTGTATGAGGCTGGTGCTGATTTAATAGTAATTGGAACCGCTTTTGAAAATGATAGTAATTTCTTTGCATTATGA
- a CDS encoding 4'-phosphopantetheinyl transferase family protein: MPFYTSIQINATTTAYFWHITEDVTSLFRAVSLKDTSLFRLEGMKSKEHQKGFLAVRMLLQHIGYNDYDLTYTETGKPVLNDGKNISISHSHKFSCICISNQIMGIDIEILKEKTLKIAPRFLEMKHLENLSEVEKIMKATIIWGVKESIFKIKNEVGISFPEHIFEDEFCLSDKKCSAELHFNNTIEKFNFHFYKVEDYIFVCVFSNN; this comes from the coding sequence ATGCCTTTTTATACATCCATACAAATTAACGCTACTACAACTGCATACTTTTGGCATATTACCGAAGATGTAACTTCATTATTTAGAGCGGTTTCGCTGAAAGATACTTCATTATTTAGATTAGAGGGAATGAAATCTAAAGAACATCAAAAGGGTTTTTTAGCGGTTCGAATGTTGTTGCAACATATTGGATATAATGATTATGATTTAACATATACTGAAACAGGAAAACCAGTTTTAAATGATGGTAAAAATATTTCTATTTCGCATTCTCATAAATTTTCTTGCATTTGTATAAGTAATCAAATAATGGGTATTGATATTGAAATTCTAAAAGAGAAAACCTTGAAAATTGCCCCTCGTTTTTTAGAAATGAAGCATCTTGAAAATCTTTCGGAAGTTGAAAAAATAATGAAGGCAACTATTATTTGGGGTGTTAAAGAATCGATATTCAAAATTAAAAATGAAGTAGGAATTAGTTTTCCTGAACATATTTTTGAAGACGAATTTTGTTTATCTGACAAGAAATGTTCGGCAGAATTGCATTTTAATAACACTATTGAAAAATTTAATTTTCATTTTTATAAAGTAGAAGATTATATCTTTGTGTGTGTGTTCTCAAATAACTAA